The nucleotide window tggaggggaggcCGGGGTTGAAGGGTGTCGTGCGGGGGGTGCTTTCTAGGTAGGATGCTGGGGAGGCTGTTTCGCGGGGGCATGccaatggtgatggtggtggtggtggtggtggtgggaggaatAGGAATCGGTGGTGGAGgtatgggaggggggagagggatgctCCGAGGGGTAGGAATGGGAAGgtgaggggtggggggctAGAttatgggggtggtggtgccaagTTGTAGACATGGGAGGAAAGATTTTGGGATTGTATTGTTTGATGctttttggggtggtggaaaacaGGTGGTTATTTTCTTGGGATGTATCACTAGAAAGAAAAGGGTCAGATTTGGTGGCGATGATTAAGTAGATTCATTTGGCCATTTCTAGCTAAAAACTAAGACGATATCTCAATTGCATCGGCTCTTGCTCAAAGCTGTAGGAGCATGCGTGAAACGTCACACATATTCACTCCAACCAAGTCATGCCTGAAACTTGGAATTTGATAttcaccccttcccttcccgttccttttccctttccagAATCGGTCAAAAGAGTTGACAAGTCTACTCTTCGGGAAACGAGTTTGTAACCTCGACAAACCTCGCCCACTgcctcgccgcctccccgCTCTTGACCGCCCACCTCGCCCTTCTAACTCcttccttccacctcccccctcccggccCCCTTTCAGTAATGACCTTCCCGTCATCCCCATACCCCATATCACTCGTCTCCGCCTCGGTAACCCccgcaacaacaaacaacgCCGCCGTGTTGATCAGCACAAAATGCAAAATCGGATCATCATCCGGCACCTCCCCGTTCAGAATCCTCGTCAGAATCGCCGCATTCTCCTGCGGTTCCTTGCCCGGAGAGACCTCACTAAGTGGGTGAGCTGGCAGCCCGAAGTCTCGCGGATGCAACCGGAAATTTTCCGTTTTCCCGTCCACAATCCTCCAGCAGAGCGTCTCCCCCGCACAAGAAATCTCATCTagctcctcatcaccacaaaCGACCATTGCCTTTTTTGCTCCGGCCATAACCAAGGCAGAGGCGAAGACAGGACCGATGTCTTTACGCGCTACACCGATCATGCGTGCTtcgaggagagggggggaggagatgtcaGTTGGGTTTGCTAGGGGGCCGACAAGGTTGAAGATTGTTCTCCAGGGGAGCTGGCGGCGGATGGGGGCGACGTATTTCATTCCTGGGTGGAATACCGgggcgaagaggaagccGTAGTTGGAACGGGAATACAGAAGAGaaatggtggagggggtgatgagggagattttgggggggaggggagtcATGCagttgaggaggtcggccGAGCCGgatttggaggtggaggcttTGTTGCCGTGtttggcgatgaggaggagggaggaggcgaggatggaagaggtggtggagatgttAAATGTATTGTGGGAGTCGCCTCCTGTGCCGACTATGTCGacctggagaaggagaggggtgtTAGTGAAGGAAAGGGAATAAGCGGGGGGCAGGGATGACGAACAAGGCCTCCTTGGTAGTCGCCTTCTGGTCGCCGGCGGGAGTCGACTACTTTGCGAAGCTCATCTACGTCGATTTTGGCGGCTGATTTCAACATGGCTTGCGCCGTCCTAGAGAGCACTTCTGCTTGGCGGTCGAGGCCGGTGAAGTGCAGGCACATGAGCAGGGAGCCGGCTTGGACATCGGAGActtggttggtgaagaagtaGGAGATGGCATTGGCGATCTCGTCGGGGGAGACGGTGTCTGGGTGGCCTACTGGCCAGAGTCGAGAGAGAAGAGGTTTAATGTCGACTGGGGGGAGCTCGGCGGgggctgttgctgtttgCGACGACATGGTGGGCAGTTTGAACTAAAGTCGCGGAGTTGGTCTGGAATAAGTGGGAAAGTGGCGTGGATTGAAACGGTTTCTATTTGATTGGGGAATGCCGAAttcccagcagcaactcCTGAAATCCAATggcaagaaaacaaaagtgAGAAGGTTGAGTCATCTTGAAAGGAAACATGGCCAGGAGCTTACAGGTCTGAGTTGAATGCTTTGTCCCGCACAGCTTCCGGCGACGGCCCCTCGATTACCAAGTTACAGCGGGGGAAGTTACAGGGGTAGGCAGCCTGTCAGTTTTGGCAGAATTCAGGCGGTGAGACGCTATTGGGTCTGAATTGAAGGAAGCTTGGACCACCCTGCCGTTCCATTGGCGCCGCGGCCAAAATTTCTGGGTTGCCGGATTGGAAGCCGTAGAGGTTATTGAACGAGAGGGAGGCCATTTGTTAGACCAGGTTGGTATACTGCGCCATGGGAAAGGGGTGAACACCAGACTGACCGGAATAAGCAAACACCATGCCACCAAGATTACGATCCACAGCGTCGGCCCGCGGCCtgactgctgctgtcaaACCCTCCAGACCATCTGCTGCTCTCCTGcgcccatcaaccccagcaGTGACCTCGGCCGCTAGACAATATGCGACGGTATCTAGAGGCCTGAGCCTCCCCGACGACTATGTCCCTCCCACAAAACCGCCCACGGCCCGTCCTGGCGAGACCCGGAAGGCCCAGCTACTCCGAACATatacctccctcctccgcaccACCCCCGTGGTTCTCCTGTTCCAACACAATAACCTGACTGCCGAGGAATGGATTGCTGTTAGACGGGAACTCAAGGCCGCTCTTGACGCTGTACCAGCTACGGGAGATGCGTCTGCCGATATTGCCTCCAAGGCTAAGATCCAGGTCGTCAGAACAAGTATCTTCGATGTCGCCATGAAGCTGGTCGAGTTCTTCGATCCCTCGAAAGTCGAGCCCACCTCTGCTCCTACTGCTACCGGCAAGAGGGTAAAGGTCACGTACAACCACGATCTTTCCAAGGCTGCCTGGAAGGCCGTCAAGAGTGTCACCATGGGCGAGACTAAGATTCCCGAAACCTCCACATACGCTCAGCTTTCGGCTCTTATGGTCGGTCCTGTGGCGGCGTTCACTCTCCCAGCTGTGTCGCCTCAacatcttgctgctgccctcaGCATTCTCGCCCCCAGCCCTCCACAGTTCCCTGcgccaacaagaaaaaagaacccCGGTTATCATGAACCTATCACCCAGAGCGCCCTGCAGAAGTTGCTGCTCATTGGTGCCCGGATTGAGGACAAGGCGTTTGATATGGAGGGCATCAAGTGGGTTGGTGGCATCGAGAATGGTCTGGATGGTCTGCGTGCCCAGCTTGTGCACATGCTCCAGAGCGCGGGCATGGGTCTCACCTCGACGCTCGAGGGTGCGGGCAAGACGCTCTGGCTCACGATGGAGAGCAGGAGAActgtgttggaggaggagcagaacGGTgggaagacggaggagaagaaggccgatgCTTAAGCTTGAGCTGGTGGGTGTCTATCACATTTCATGTCTTGGCGGGCGTGGGGGAGCGTGCTGGTGTCATTACCCACGATCTTGCACTGCAGTATATGCGAGATCTGGAGCTGTAAAATATACTGTAAAGATTCAATGCAAACAAGTTAAACATCATTTGATGATGTGTTTCTTTCATGTGTCAGTGAGTGCAAAGCCCCACTAACATACCGTCCCTGCAGCCCAGGTGCCTACCCCGGTCGGCTTAACGGGATGCTTTCCTTGCGCGCGTCATCCCCCCCAGCTCAATGCGGCTCAGCAACGCAACACCAGCTTCTTGTGGTGCGAGGGTGATTTCCCTTGACACTTCAACTTCATATCACGGGtacttctccctccctccccggtTTTGTTGAAGGAGATTCTAACCAAGAAATCTACCCACAGAGTCTAGACCATGCCGGCCAAGTATCAAGCTTTCTAAGCTCTTTCCCCCAACCAAGGCCCACCCAAGTCttacacccctcccctcgtTCGCAACCCACCGTCCCGCTTTCCTGGTCGGCGGTCTCCcccgcaacaccacccgcAGACCACTGTTCACGATATTAATCGGACCACCGCTGCATATCGTCGACCTTCAACAGGCTCGCTCGCTGGTGGTATTTTGGTGTGTGTTGGCGAGCTTCAAACAAGCCAGACAGTGTTAGCTCCCTTGTtagacacacacacacaaacatgGACTTTGCACCCTATCAGTCCTCCCCACCAGAGCACACCCGCTCCCCatccaacagcaccaccgctGGGTCTCCGCGAACGTCGCTCGACACCACACGCAGGGGAGCGTTTTCCCCGTCCAACTACCAACACCGTCCACCAGCGAACTCACCCCCGCCGCTTCAACACCCGCAGCCGCAGAGGGCGTGGAGCGGGGATAATGTAGGGCGATATCAGAGTCCGCTGGCGGCAAACGTGTGGACGAGCGGGGATTCGTATCAGAACGAGACCGGGAACGGGGTGGCGTCGAGCGCGATGGGGGATTACTTTAGCAGTctgggggcgagggaggggatggtaTCGGAGTTTGATACgagcttggggttgaggcTGGATTATGAGGCTTGTCTGGCGTATTTGGCGTTTCCGCCGCTGGGGGGAATATTGCTGTTgattttggagaggaagagtgaTTACGTCCGGTTTCATGCGTGGCAGTCGAGCTTGCTTTTCACGGGGCTGTTTGTCCTGCATTTGCTGTTTAGCTGGTCGAGTTTCTTGAGCTGGGTGATGTTTTTGGGGGATTTGGTGTTGattgggtggttggtgtggaATGCGTATCGGGATGCTGATACGCTGGATAGGTGGGTTGTCACTTTGGACGGGGCTCTGggaaagatgaagatgactgACTGTGATATAGGTATGAGGTGCCGATTGTCGGACGGATAGCGAGCAGGATTCTCGATGATGAGTGATGGAaatgggagggtggtgggccATGGCAAGGGCTGTGAGGACTACGGAACGATGCCGGCACATGAGGACATGGAGAGTTTTAAGGCGGTGCTTCGGAGTTTGGGAGCGTTTCAATTACACGGCGTACAGTACTTATTCGTTATGGGCCGTCTAATTTTACTCTATGTTTGGGAGGCATATGCTTTTGACGATTTCTGTTGCTGGGAGGGTGTTATTCAGCTAGCCATATCAGGCGTATAGGATTGGGAAGACTTGCAGATGATGGCTGCGGTGTCTAAGCCTCTGCAACAATACAATGCAATTATCCATGCCGCCTCATATTTGTACACATCACGGTCCATTGTCCCATGAAAGTCGAACAGAAAGAATGATGTGCTCAGCCTTGCATGGTACCTTTGGGAGCTGGTGTTAGTCAGCGATCCCCGGGCTGTGGTTGGCTTCTGGGCAAAGTGGATCCCGCCGCCTTGCTGGTTACGTCGCGCTTTTGCCTGCTGCAGCCCAGCTCCTGGGCCATTTCGAGTGAGCTCCGGGCTTCCACAACCATTTCCgatcaaccaccaacaacaacccccatcaccacccagaCAACGAAGCTTCTACCGACTCGGAGCTTGACCGCGAAACTCTGCAACTCTGCTGCGCATCTCTTCAAACTTTGGATTACTCCATTTCATCCGCAttctcatcaacaccccACCTCAGTCGCTACCCAGCACCATGTCTACTCTCGAGGACCTTGCTGGTCTGACCAGCCGCcgcgatgacgacgacaaaAAGAAGGACGAAAAGAAGGACGACAAGAGCAAGAGACAAGGGGATGGCGATGCCGAGATGAAGGATGCCGAgcccgaggaggatgtgctcGACGAGGAGATTCTGGCTCTTGCCACAGAGGACATCAACACTCGCCGCCGACTTCTCGACAATGACGCCAGAATCATGAGAAGCGAGTACCAGCGGTTAACGCATGAGAAGCAGACTATGctggagaagatcaaggagaacaaggagaagattgaCAACAACAGGTAGGGAATGGCAATAGATCATGCTCCCTCCTCGGTAGTGTATCGCTGACACGGCTTTGCGCCATAGACAACTGCCCTATCTTGTTGGCAATGTCGTTGAGCTCTTAGACCTCGACCCCACCGCCGAATCATCCGAAGAGGGCGCCAACATCGACCTGGATGCTATCCGCGTTGGTAAATCGGCCGTGATCAAGACATCGACTAGGCAAACGATCTTCTTACCCCTCATCGGTCTCGTCGACCCAGACAAGCTGCAGCCTGCCGATCTTATCGGTGTGAATAAGGACTCGTATCTTATTTTGGACACTCTGCCGGCTGAGTATGACAGCAGAGTCAAGGCGATGGAGGTTGACGAGAAGCCCACGGAGAAGTACAGcgatgttggtggtttggacAAGCAGATCGATGAGATCATCGAGGCTATTGTCTGGCCGatgaaggaggccgagaggtTCAAGAAGATTGGTATCAAGGCTCCAAAGGGTATGTTCAGCTGTATTCTAGGGATGTTGTATCAGGTGTGCTGACCTATTACTCAGGATGCTTGATGTACGGCCCCCCAGGTACCGGCAAGACGCTCTTGGCCAGAGCGTGCGCTGCGCAGACTGATGCCACTTTCCTCAAGCTTGCCGGTCCCCAATTGGTGCAGATGTTcattggtgatggtgccaaGCTTGTGAGAGATTGCTTCGCTCTggcgaaggagaaggccCCTGCGATTATCTTCATTGACGAGTTGGATGCCATTGGTACCAAGCGTTTCGACAGTGAGAAGAGTGGTGACCGTGAAGTCCAAAGAACCATGTTGGAGCTTCTCAATCAGCTGGATGGCTTCGCCTCGGACGACCGCATCAAGGTCATCGCCGCCACAAACAGAGTGGATGTCCTCGACCCTGCGCTGCTGCGTTCCGGCCGTCTTGATCGCAAGATTGAGTTCCCGTATCCCAACGAGGAGGCCCGGGCTCAGATTCTCAAGATCCACTCCCGCAAGATGAAGGTGGATGAGAACGTCAACTGGGGCGAACTGGCGCGCAGCACAGACGAGTTTGGTGGTGCCATGCTCAAGGCTGTTTGTGTTGAGGCTGGCATGATTGCCCTGCGGATGGGGAAGAACAAGATTGGGCATGAGCACTATGTCGATGCCATTGCTGAAGTAcagtccaagaagaaagacGTGAGTACCTCCTTGCCTGGCACCTCGGTTTTCGGCCACATTACTAACGTTTCTTTCAGACGGTCAACTTTTATGCGTAATCTTGTTTTCGGTCTGGCTTTGTATTCAAGCGGAGGATGGGGCTGGGAAATGGCAATGGCACTGGATGGCTGGGGGCGCATGGTAGATGTGCATGTGCCGCGGTATCATAGAAGTGGCGGAAGCCGGTCGTTGCGTAATACTATTCAGCAAAGCGACACGGGTCATGATGAACCAATCTTGTGTGTCTTTGTGATTTTCTTGTTCCTTGTGGTGTTTGTATGGTTGGGCTTCGACTCGACAGGTGAGTTCAGGTTTGCTTCATTCGAAGCCACAGCAGCCTTGGTTCGATATGATACAGCTGGCTCTTGTAGGATGCCTGACGGGGATCTGTTCCAGTTGGTACTCGACCTGGGACTCGCGTTATTTTGTCGAGGCTGGTCACTCTGGGGTTCTGCTGCTTGAAAGGAAGcttttaaagatagttaataggcctCCATAACGGTCAAGAGGGTTGTCAACAACCTAAGGTATCTTTTAACGAAAACCGCTGAGGCTGTCTTACTATAACACAGGCGTGATTCTGGTATGGCTGTGCAATGGGGGTTTGACAGGTGCAGTTTGTCCACTTCTTCTGTTGATGTAAAGCTTTTAAGGGAGCTGAAGAATGATGAATTCCTGGCGGTCAACGGAGCTCTTATGATCATGGGTACGTTGATAATAAATATGATGATGTGAATAATGGGAGGTAATTGTTCAAGGGACTGGTAAGTTACGGTTTTGGATTGTATGGatggttgaagaggaggaggcgagagGAATAGTCAAGGTAAGAGTTGCTATAGGATAACATAAGATAGGTGATGTCGTCTGGTAGTGCTGGATGATTTTGAGCAAGTTGAGGTTTAACGGATATTCCTCAGTATTCTCAGTCCTCTCCTCGACAGATATAGTCTTTACCAAGACACATAAAGTCTATCCATTCATCCTCTCAGTTCTTTTCCCAATACTGAAAGCCTTCTCCCCGATACTACGAGTCTTTGCCTGGGCTTAACAGTCGACAGATAATATCTTGCACCTTATTCTCTCTTTGTCTCTACACTCCCTGAAACTCTCACCCATCAACACCTCGTTCCTACATCACTCTGCCCCTTTATTATCTTCGCCATGGCTGAGTCGACCAGTCCGACATCTCCCGCTCACCCGACTACCCGGCTCACCCAGCTCACTAGATACCGCGCAGCAAATtgaacaaaacaccaccaccaact belongs to Podospora bellae-mahoneyi strain CBS 112042 chromosome 6, whole genome shotgun sequence and includes:
- the TRP4 gene encoding anthranilate phosphoribosyltransferase (BUSCO:EOG09262N10; COG:E; EggNog:ENOG503NWSM) — its product is MSSQTATAPAELPPVDIKPLLSRLWPVGHPDTVSPDEIANAISYFFTNQVSDVQAGSLLMCLHFTGLDRQAEVLSRTAQAMLKSAAKIDVDELRKVVDSRRRPEGDYQGGLVDIVGTGGDSHNTFNISTTSSILASSLLLIAKHGNKASTSKSGSADLLNCMTPLPPKISLITPSTISLLYSRSNYGFLFAPVFHPGMKYVAPIRRQLPWRTIFNLVGPLANPTDISSPPLLEARMIGVARKDIGPVFASALVMAGAKKAMVVCGDEELDEISCAGETLCWRIVDGKTENFRLHPRDFGLPAHPLSEVSPGKEPQENAAILTRILNGEVPDDDPILHFVLINTAALFVVAGVTEAETSDMGYGDDGKVITERGPGGGRWKEGVRRARWAVKSGEAARQWARFVEVTNSFPEE
- a CDS encoding hypothetical protein (EggNog:ENOG503NYM1; COG:J), translating into MPPRLRSTASARGLTAAVKPSRPSAALLRPSTPAVTSAARQYATVSRGLSLPDDYVPPTKPPTARPGETRKAQLLRTYTSLLRTTPVVLLFQHNNLTAEEWIAVRRELKAALDAVPATGDASADIASKAKIQVVRTSIFDVAMKLVEFFDPSKVEPTSAPTATGKRVKVTYNHDLSKAAWKAVKSVTMGETKIPETSTYAQLSALMVGPVAAFTLPAVSPQHLAAALSILAPSPPQFPAPTRKKNPGYHEPITQSALQKLLLIGARIEDKAFDMEGIKWVGGIENGLDGLRAQLVHMLQSAGMGLTSTLEGAGKTLWLTMESRRTVLEEEQNESRPCRPSIKLSKLFPPTKAHPSLTPLPSFATHRPAFLVGGLPRNTTRRPLFTILIGPPLHIVDLQQARSLVVFWCVLASFKQARQC
- a CDS encoding hypothetical protein (EggNog:ENOG503P3UV), which gives rise to MDFAPYQSSPPEHTRSPSNSTTAGSPRTSLDTTRRGAFSPSNYQHRPPANSPPPLQHPQPQRAWSGDNVGRYQSPLAANVWTSGDSYQNETGNGVASSAMGDYFSSLGAREGMVSEFDTSLGLRLDYEACLAYLAFPPLGGILLLILERKSDYVRFHAWQSSLLFTGLFVLHLLFSWSSFLSWVMFLGDLVLIGWLVWNAYRDADTLDRYEVPIVGRIASRILDDE
- the RPT5 gene encoding 26S proteasome regulatory subunit 6A (COG:O; EggNog:ENOG503NV1G), translating into MSTLEDLAGLTSRRDDDDKKKDEKKDDKSKRQGDGDAEMKDAEPEEDVLDEEILALATEDINTRRRLLDNDARIMRSEYQRLTHEKQTMLEKIKENKEKIDNNRQLPYLVGNVVELLDLDPTAESSEEGANIDLDAIRVGKSAVIKTSTRQTIFLPLIGLVDPDKLQPADLIGVNKDSYLILDTLPAEYDSRVKAMEVDEKPTEKYSDVGGLDKQIDEIIEAIVWPMKEAERFKKIGIKAPKGCLMYGPPGTGKTLLARACAAQTDATFLKLAGPQLVQMFIGDGAKLVRDCFALAKEKAPAIIFIDELDAIGTKRFDSEKSGDREVQRTMLELLNQLDGFASDDRIKVIAATNRVDVLDPALLRSGRLDRKIEFPYPNEEARAQILKIHSRKMKVDENVNWGELARSTDEFGGAMLKAVCVEAGMIALRMGKNKIGHEHYVDAIAEVQSKKKDTVNFYA